CGGCCGCCGAGAGCAGCCGGGCGGCCTCGGGCGGGAACAGCGCCTCCCAGACGGGGGCCTCCCAGGGGACGGACGGGCTGCCCTCACCGGCGAGCAGACGCTCGCGGGCCGCCGCGTTGAGCCGGGCCGCGCTCCCGCACAGCAGCAGCACCGGGTCGGGCAGCGCCGCCAGCAGCGGGGCGGCGTCCACGTCCGCAAAGGTGCCGTTCAGGGGGTTGCCGGGCAGGGAGGCGGGAACCGGGTCGGGCATCGGCCGTGTCCTCCTCAGCCCCGCAGGGCGTACCCGACGCCGCGCACGGTCCTCAGCAGCCCATAGCCGTCGAGGTCGCGCAGCTTGGCGCGCAGGTTCGCCATGTGCACGTCCACCACGTTGCTGCCCTCGGGCAGGCGGCCCTGCCAGATTTCCTGCCCGATCTCCTGGCGCGAGTACACCCGGCCCGGCTGGCGGATCAGCAGCGCCAGAATGTCGAACTCCTTGGGTGAGAGCCGCAGTTCCTCGCCCTTGTAGGTCACCAGCCGCTTCTGGGGGTCGAGGGTCAGTTCGCCCATGCTGAGGCTCTCGCTGACCCGCTGGCGCAGTTGCACCTTGACGCGGGCCAGCAGCTCGTCGGGATGGAAGGGCTTGATCACGTAGTCGTCGGCTCCCAGGCCCAGCAGCCGGACCTTTTCATCGACCGTGTCGCGGGCGGTCAGCACGATGATCGGCACGGCACTGTTCTTGCGCAGCCGCTGCACCACGTCCCCGCCGTCGAAGTCCGGGAGGCCGAGGTCGAGCAGGATCAGGTCGGGGTGGTCTTCGCGCGCCCGGATCAGGCCGTTCATGGCAGAGTCGGCGTGTTCGACCGTGTACCCCGCATCCGAGAGGTCCAGTCTCAGCACTTTGGCGATGTCGAGGTCGTCCTCGATCACGAGAATCCGTTGGGCACTCACCCCTTTATGATAGCGGCCTTCACGCGCACTTCACACCGCAACCCTGCCGGGGACGGGGTGCAGCGTTCGGGCCGGGGGAGGGCTGTGCTACCCTGGGGAGACTGCGCCCCATGCCCCCTGCCGGGCCGGGCGACACAATCCGTTTCGACCATTCGCTTCGACTGGCCCGCGCCCCACCGCGCCGCCGCATCCCATTCAGAACGCACGTTATTGACCACCGGGGAATTAACAGCAGGGCAGACATCGTGCGACCGGAGAACACATGACCAACCCAGGTAAGGACGCGCAGGTCCCAGCGGCCGCCGCGCCCACACAACAGGACGCCAGAACCCAGGAGACCAAGGCCCAGGAGAACTTCCTCGAAGTCATTCCCCTCGGTGGCATGGGCGAGATCGGCAAGAACATCACCGCTTACCGCTACGGCGACGAGATCATGGTCGTCGACGGCGGCCTGGCCTTTCCCGACCCGCACCAGATGGGCGTGGACCTGATCATCCCGCGCATCGACTACCTCCAGCAGAACGCCGGGCTGATCAAGGGCTGGATTCTGACCCACGGCCACGAGGACCATATCGGCGGCCTGCCCTACATCCTGCCCCGGCTTCCGCGCGTGCCGGTCTACGGCGCGGGCCTCACGCTGGGGCTGGTGCGCGAGAAGCTCAGCGAGTTCGGCATCCGCGACGCGGACACGGATCTGCGCGAGGTGGACCTGAACGCCAAGGTCCGCATCGGCAAGCACTTCGGGGTCGAGTTCATCCGCATGACGCACTCGATTCCCGACAACGCCGGGTACATCCTCACCACGCCGGTGGGCCGGGTGGTGCATACCGGCGACTTCAAGCTCGACGAGGAACCCAGCGACGGCAAGCTGAGTGACCTGGGACGCATCGAGCAGGCGGGCAAGGACGGCGTGCTGCTGCTGATCAGCGACTCCACCAACGCCGAGCGCCCGGGCCGCACCGCCAGCGAGTCGGAGGTGGCCCGCAACCTGGAAGACCTGATCAGCAAGTGCCGGGGCCGCGTGTTCATGACCACCTTCGCGTCGAACGTGCACCGCATCCAGAACGTGATCAACATCGCCCACCGCCAGGGCCGCCGGGTGGTGATGGAAGGCCGCTCGATGCTCAAGTACGCGCAGGTCGCGCAGAGCCTCGGCCACATGGACCTGCCCGAACCCCTGCTGACCAACGAGGAGGTCGGCAGCCTGCAAGACCAGCAGGTGCTGTACGTCTGCACCGGCTCGCAGGGGCAGCCCATGAGCGTGCTGTCGCGCCTGGCCTTCGGCAACCACGCCAAAATTGCTCTGCGCCGCGGTGACAGCGTGATTCTCTCCAGCAATCCGATTCCCGGCAACGAGGAAGCGGTGAACCTGGTGATCAACCGCCTGTACGAGATCGGCGTGGACGTGTACTACCCGCCCACCTACCGGGTCCACGCCTCCGGGCACGGCTCGCAGGAGGAACTCGCCACGGTGCTGAACCTCGCGCGGCCCAAGTTCTTCCTGCCCTGGCACGGCGAACCCCGCCACCAGATCAACCACGCCCGCCTGGCCCAGACCCTCCCCCGCCCGCCCAAGCGCACGCTGATCGCCCGCAACGGCGACGTGGTGCGCCTCTCGGCCGACGAGTTCAAGGTGACGGGCACGGTGCCCGCCGGGGGCGTGTACGTGGACGGCCTGGGCGTGGGCGACATCGGGGACGACGTGCTGCTCGACCGCGCCAGCATGAGCCAGGAAGGCATCCTGATCATGACGGCGGTGCTGCACCCCACCCCCCACGTCGAGATCGTCTCGCGCGGCTTCGTCCGGCCCAACCGTGACCTCGACGGCCAGATCCGCAAGGTGGCCCTCGACGCCGTCGAGAGCGGCATGCGCGAGAAGAAGCGGCTGGAAGACGTGCGCGACGACATGTACGGGGCGGTTCGCCGCTTCGTCCGCAAGGTGACGGGGCGCAACCCGGTGCTGATTCCGCTGATCGTGGATTGAGCGCAGACAGAGGGCAGAGGGCCGGGGATTATCGCTCCCCGGCCCTCCTGCCTGTGGGGGTCAGTCCTCGATCACCGTGGTCGTGGTGGTGGTGGTCGTCTCGGTGGTCGGGGGAGGCGGCGGGGTGTCCTGGCGGACCTCGCGCGTCGTGGAGCGCGTGTGGGTCTCGGTTTCGCCCTGCGTGTTGTGGGTTTCGGTCACCTCGGTGGTCTCGGACCTCGTCACGTTCTGGCCGTCCTGATCTGCTCGGGTCATCACTGCACCTCCTGGAGCCTTCAGCCTAAGGCGAGGGCAGGCGCAGCACCCTTCACCCTTTGGTGAGGGAGCGGGGGAAGATTCCCGCACCCACCGGCCGGCGCGCCAGCGCAGCCTTGCCCACGTTCCCTCCGCTGGCCCGTGCGATAATGCGCCGCATGAGCGTGATCCCGTACGTGATCGAGCAGACCGGTCGGGGCGAGCGGATGTATGACATCTACTCGCGCCTGCTGAAAGACCGGATCATCTTTGTGGGCACGCCCATCGAGTCGCAGATGGCGAACACGATCGTGGCGCAGCTGCTGCTGCTGGACTCCCAGAACCCCGAGCAGGAAATCCAGATGTACATCAACTGCCCCGGCGGCGAGGTGTATGCCGGGCTGGCCATCTACGACACCATGCGCTACATCAAGGCCCCCGTCAGCACCATCTGCGTCGGCATTGCCATGAGCATGGGCAGCGTCCTGCTGATGGCGGGCGACAAGGGCAAGCGGCTGGCGCTGCCCAACAGCCGCATCATGATCCACCAGGGGTCGGCGGGCTTCCGCGGCAACACCCCCGACCTGGAGGTGCAGGCCAAGGAAGTGCTGCACCTGCGCGACAAGCTGGTCGAGATCTACCACCGCCACACCGACCTCCCCCACGAGAAGCTGCTGCGCGACATGGAGCGCGACTACTTCATGTCGCCGCAGGAGGCGATGAAGTACGGCCTGATCGACTCGGTGATCGAGAACACCCGCCAGATCGAGGCCGCCCTGTGACCGGGCGGAGTGGCAACTTCGGCGGCGACCGCTGCTCCTTTTGCGGGCGGCAGCACCCCCAGATCGCGCAGCTGATCGAGGCCCCCGGCCGCGCGGCCTTTATCTGCAACGAATGCACCGACCGCGCCTTCGAACTCGTCAAGCAGAACAAGAAGGCGGGCAGCGAGTTCACGCTCGACGAGCTGCCCAGCCCCAAGGAGATCAAGGCCTACCTCGACGAGTTCGTGATCGGGCAGGACGAGGCCAAAAAGGCGCTGGCCGTTGCGGTGGTCAGCCACTACCAGCGCCTCGCGCACCCCGACGTGAACCTCCAGAAGAGCAACATCTTGCTGATCGGCCCCACCGGCACTGGCAAGACGCTGCTGGCGCAGTCGCTGGCCGAGATGCTGGAGGTGCCCTTTGCGATTGCCGACGCCACCACACTGACAGAAGCCGGGTACGTGGGCGACGACGTGGAGAACGTGATCGTGCGCCTCCTCCAGGCCGCCGAGTACGACGTGTCCGCCGCCGAACGCGGCATCATCTACATCGACGAGATCGACAAGATCGCCCGCAAGTCCGAGGGCACCTCCATCACCCGCGACGTGAGCGGCGAGGGCGTGCAGCAGGCGCTGCTGAAGATCATCGAGGGCACGGTCGCGCAGGTGCCGCCGCAGGGGGGCCGCAAGCACCCGCAGCAGGAACTGGTGCAGGTGAACACGAAAAACATCCTGTTCATCGTGGGCGGGGCCTTCGAGAGCATGGCCGAGATTGCCCGCACCCGCACCAACGTGCGTGCGGTGGGCTTCGGGGCCGAGCACCGCGGCGAGGAGAAGGAAGAACTGCGCTTCCTGCCGGAAGACCTGGTGAAGTTCGGGCTGATCCCGGAGTTCGTGGGCCGCCTGCCGTTGGTCGTGCAGCTTCAGGACCTCGACGAGGATGCGCTGGTGCGGATTCTGACCGAGCCGCAGGGAGCCATCGTCAAGCAGTACCAGGCGCTGTTCGGCTTCCAGGGAGTGGACCTCACCTTCACCGACGCCGCCCTGCGCGAGGTGGCGCACCGCGCCAAGGACCGCAAGACCGGCGCACGCGGCCTGCGGGCCGTGCTGGAAAAGGCCATGACCGACCTGCTGTTCGAGCTGCCCATCGACGGCCTCACCGAACTGCACTTCGACGCCGAGAACATCGACCACCCGCTGGCGCTGATTGAGTCTAAGGGACTCAAGAAGTCTGCCTAAACGCAACATAGATTACAGCACCGACCCGCCCACCTCCCTAGAATCTGGGGACATCGTGGGCGGGGTGTCTTTTCCCACCGGGAGGTCAAGTGAGACCGCCGCAGGTGCCCGGCTCCCCGCGTTAGACTCACCTCTTCCCCGGGCCTTTTCCGGTTCCGGTTTCAAGGAGCAAGCATGATCTGGGAACTTCCCGTAGTCGCCCTCAGAAATATGGTCCTCCTGCCCGGCATCACCATGAACATCGATGTGGGGCGGCCCAAGAGCAAGCGCGCCGTGGACGAGGCGCAGGCCTCCGACCGCCGCGTGCTGCTGCTGACCCAGCGTGACGCCCGCACCGACGACCCCACCCGCGCCGAGCTGTACGACATGGGCGTGCTGGGTGTGGTCAAGCAGGTGGTCCGCATGCCCGACAACACCTATCAGGTACTAGTCGAGGCCCAGGAGCGCGCCAGGGTGCTGGACGAGGTGCCCAGCGCCTACCTGCGCGTGCGCGCCGAGACGCAGGCCGCCGCCGCCCCCGCGACCGAGCTGGAAGGCCGTGAGGTGCAGGTGCTGGCGGGCGAGGTCAAGGCGTCCTTCGAGGAATACCAGCGCCAGAACAAGAACCTGCGCCTGGACAACTACCAGCTTGAGGGCCTGAAGAACCTCACCGACCCCGGCGCACTGGCCGATCAGGTTGCGCACCACGCCACCTGGACCCCCGAGGAGAAGCAGGAAGTCCTCTCGGCCATCTCGCCGCGTGACCGCCTGGAAGCCGTGCTACGGCTGCTGACGCGCGACACCGAGCGCTTCAACATGGACAAGAAGATCGCCGGGCGCGTCAAGGAACAGATGGACGCCAACCAGCGCGAGTACTACCTGCGCGAGCAGATGAAGGCCATCGGCAAGGAGCTGGGCGGCGGCGAGGAAGGCCCCGCCGAGGTCGAGGCCCTGCGCGAGAAGATCGAGGCCGCGGGGATGCCCGAATCGGTCAAGGACAAGGCCCTCAAGGAACTCCAGCGCCTGGAGCGCACGCCCGGCGGCAGCCCCGAGGGCACGGTGGTCCGCAACTACATCGAGTGGCTGATCGATGTGCCGTGGAGCAAGCGCGACGAGGAAATCCTCGACATCGCCCGCACCCGTGACATCCTCGACGCCGACCACTACGCGCTGGGCGACGTGAAGGACCGCATCCTGGAGTTCCTGGCCGTGCGCCAGCTCACCCACAAGGAAGGCGAGACCGAGGAGCAGCGCCGCGAGCGTGCCGCCGAGGAACGCACCGACGACGCCGAGCTGCGCGCGCCGATCCTGGTGCTAGTCGGCCCTCCCGGCGTCGGCAAGACCTCGCTGGGCAAGAGCATCGCCCGCAGCCTCAACCGCAAGTTCGTCCGCATGGCCCTGGGCGGCGTGCGCGACGAGGCCGAGATTCGCGGCCACCGCCGCACCTACATCGGCTCGATGCCCGGCCGCATCATCCAGGCGATGAAGACGGCGGGCGTGACCAACCCGATCATCCTGCTCGACGAGATCGACAAGATGAGCAGCGACTGGCGCGGCGATCCCTCCAGCGCGATGCTGGAAGTGCTTGACCCCGAGCAGAACCACACCTTCCAGGACCACTACCTGGAAGTGCCCTACGACCTCTCGCAGGTGATGTTCATCACCACCGCCAACAGCCTCCAGACCATCCCGCGCCCGCTGCTGGACCGCATGGAAGTCATCAACATCCCCGGCTACACCCAGCAGGAGAAGGTGGAGATCGCCAAGCGCTACCGGGTGCCCCGCCAGATCAAGTCGCACGGCCTGACCGGCAAGCTGGAGATCACCGACGCGGCGCTGAACCGCATCGTGGAGGAGTACACCGCCGAGAGCGGCGTGCGCAACCTCGACCGCCAGATCAGCAAGCTGGCGCGCAAGGCGGCCCGCGAACTGCTCGAACAGCCCTGGGAAGGCCTCAAGGTGATTGACGCCGCCGATGTCCCCGCCTACCTCGGCGTGCCGCTGCACCGGCCCGACAAGATGGAAAAAGAACCCCAGGTCGGCGTGGCGCAGGGCCTGGCCTGGACCAGCGTGGGCGGCACCATGCTGATGGTGGAGGCCCTCGCCACCCCCGGCAGCGGCAAGATCAGCATGACCGGCTCGCTGGGGGACGTGATGAAGGAATCGGTGCAGGCGGCGGTCGCCTACCTGCGCGCCCACGCCCACCAGTACGGCGCGGACCCCGAGTTCCACAAGAAGCTCGACCTGCACGTCCACTTCCCCGACGGCGCGACGCCCAAGGACGGCCCCAGCGCGGGCATCACGATTGCCACCGCCGTCATCAGCGCGGTGACGGGCCGCCCGGTGCGGCTGGACGTGGCGATGACCGGTGAGATCAGCCTGCGTGGCCGCGTGCTGCCCATCGGCGGCGTCAAGGAGAAGCTGCTCGCCGCGCACCAGGGCGGTATCCGGGAAGTGATCATCCCGGCGGACAACGAGCCGAACCTTCAGGACGTGCCCGACAGCATCCGGGGCGAGCTGCGGATTCACACCGTCGAGCGCGTGGGCGAGGTGCTGGATCTGGTGCTGCTGCCCGCCACCGGGGAACAGCCCGCCACGATTCCCCCCACCCAGGGGCGGGACGTGACGCAGCCGGGGGCGTAGGAGCTTCCAGCAGCCAGCAAACAGCTTCCAGCAACAAAAGAGCCTCCGCTTTGGCGGGGGCTTTTCTGTTTGGGCTGGCCGCTGGTCGCTGGCTGCCACTGATACGGATTCCGTCCAATTCCTGAACAGTCGGGAGGGCACCGCCTGTTCATCCATCTCCCGAAATCCGCCCTTGTTCCTTCTCCCTCTGGTCGGATTTCCGGGTGTTTTCAACACCCTTCAATCGGAATCCGTATTACCCCAGGTCCGGCCCCGCCCCCTGTGCCGTGCGGTACGGCAGGTACTTCGGCAGCCAGAAGCGGCGCTCGATAAAGGCGGCGAGGCCGTTATCGTCAAGGCCCTGCACCTTCTCCTCCTGGGCGACGCCTTCCTCCAGGGCCTGGCGGGCCACGCGCAGGGCCACCGCGCGGCTGGCGTCACGCAGGGCGCGGGTGGGGGGGTAGGTGCGCTCCGGGTACTCGCGGGCGGTGAAGTCGGCCAGGGCATAGGCGGCTTCCGCGACCATCCCGTCCGTGATCTCGTGGGCGCGGGTCAGGACGGCGGCGAAGCCCAGACCGGGGAAGATGAAAGCGTTGTTGCCCTGCCCGATGGCGTGCGTCTGGCCGTTCAGCTCCACCGGGGCGAAGGGGCTGCCGGTCGCCACCAGCGCCGCCCCGTCCGTCCAGCGCAGCACGTCCTCCGGCAGTGCCTCGGTGTTGGCGGTGGGGTTGGAGAGGGGAAACACGATGGGGCGAGCCGTGTTGGCCTGCACCGCGCGCACGATGGGTTCGTTGAAGATGCCGCCCTGCCCGCTGAGGCCCAGCAGCACGGTCACCCCGCCCTCCCGCACCACGCTCAGCAGGTCGGTGCCGGACCAGCCCGCCGTGACCGCCTGCGGGGTGGCGAGGGGCTGCTTGTAGTCCTCCAGGTGGCGGTCATCCGTGAGCAGGCCGCGCGAGTCGAGCACGAAGACCCGGCGGGCCAGCTCGTCCTCCGTGAGGCCCTCGCGGCGCATCCCCTCGCGGATGGCGGCGGCCACCCCCGCGCCGCCCGCCCCGGCCCCGTGGATAGCCACGACCTGATCGCGCAGCCGCTCACCCTTCAGGGCACAGGCCCGCAGCACGCCCGCCAGCGTGACCGCGCCCGTGCCCTGAATGTCGTCGTTGAAGGAGGGCACGACCTTGCGGTAACGCTCCAGCACCCGGAAGGCCGTGTCCTTGGAGAAGTCCTCCCACTGGATGATCGCCTTGGGGTAGCGATCCTGCACGGCACGCACAAAGGCGTCGATAAAAGCGTCGTAGGCCTCGCCGGTCAGCCGGGCGTGGCGGGCACCCAGGTAGAGGGGGTCCTCGATCAAATCCTGGCGGCTGGTCCCCACATCCAGCTCGACCGGCAGCGTCTTGTCCGGCCCCACCCCCCCCGCGACGGTGTAGAGGCTCAGCTTGCCGATGCTGATCGCCATGCCGCCGAAGCCCTGGTCGCCAATCCCCAGAATCGCGCTGGAATCGGTCGCCACGATCATCCGCACGTCCTGCTGGTGGACGTTCTCCAGCAGCTCACGCGCCCGATCGACGTGTGCCGTGCTGATGGCAAAGCCGCGTGGATAGCGGTACAGCCGCGAGAACTGCTGCACCGCCTCGCCCACGGTCGGGGTGTAGATGATGGGCAGCATCTCCTCGACGTGGTCTTCGAGCAGCGCGAAGAACAGCACCTCGTTGTAATCCTGGAGGTTGCGCAGGTAGGCGTGCTTTTCCAGCGGTGCGCCCTGCTGGCGGAAGCGCAGGTAGGCCCGCTCCTTCTGCTCCTCCAGCGTGCTGACGCCGGGCGGAAGCAGGCCCTCCAGCCCCAGCAGGCGGCGTTCCTCCTCGGTGAAGGCGGTGCTCTTGTTCAGCAGCGGCAGGTGCAGCAGCGGAAAGCCGGTGACGCGCACCTCCAGAACGCGGTGTCCGGCAGAATCGCGTTGCACGTCGTAGTAACGGGAAATATGGGCCATGGCCCAGCGTAGCCAGCCTTCCCGCGTGGGGCGCGTCACCCCTAGGGGAGCGGGCTAGACGGGCGGGGCGGAGGTGAAGGTGAGCCAGATGCGGCCCGCCTGCCAGGGCAGCGCGGCCAGCAGATGCCGGGCGTTGGGATCGGCGCTGTCGAGTTCGGCGGCCACCTCGCGCACGCCGTCTCTCCCGGCCGCACGCAGGGCCAACCCCGTCAGGGCCAGGGTGAGGGCCGCGCCGTCCGCGGCGTGTTCGGCCGTCACCCCAAACCAGCCCAGGTCGCCGCCCACCGGGTCGTCGGTGGTGCGAACGCTGGACACCCCCGCCAGCTTCCCCGACCGCCGCGCTGCCCAGAGCCAGGCGGGCTGGAGGTCACCCTCCAGAAAGTCCTCCTCTGCCTCCTCCAGCGACGACGCAGCGGGCGGATCGTGGCGGTGCGTGTGGGCGTACACGTCCAGATGCAGGCGGGTGAGGTCGCGGCGTACCTCCGGCCCCGTGAGGGCGGTCATCGGGAGCAGGTCGTAGCCCAGGGCACGCGCGGCTCCAGCCCAGCGGTCCACCACCCCCCCATTCAGCAGGGCGGGGTCGAGGGTCGGCAGGTGCGTTTCCAGGCTCACGCGCAGGCCCCGGCGTTCCAGAAAACGCACGGCTTCGGGCTGAGTGGCATAGGTCGCGGTTTTCAGGCTGCTGCTGATGCCTTGCGTAACTGCCTCCCACAGGGCTGAGCCGACTCCCCGCCGCCGTGTGTCCGGGTGAACGTGGACGCCCACATACAGGTGTGTGGGGTGCAGGGTGCCGCGCCGGGGGGATGCGTACCCGATGGGCTGCCCATCCTCCAGCGCCACCACGCCCGGAACGCGCCCGCCGCCGTGGTAAGCGATGGCCCCCTCGTCCCTGTTCCAGACGGCGTGGAGCAGGGCCTGGATGGGAACAACGTCAGTAGGCGTGGTCGGACGCAGGGTGAACATTCTGGGAGTCTGCCGCAGTCTGACGCCGGGAGCATGGGCCGAATGGCGGGAAGACGTTCCTCCTGTTCAGTCCCGCGCCCCCGCCGCCTTCCTCAGCGGCAGGTACTTGGGCACCCACTGGCGGCCCCGCACGAACGCCTCCAGCTCGTCGTCGGTGAGGTTGCGCACGCGGCGCTCGGCGCACACGCCCTCGCGGATGGCCTGGCGGGCCACGCGCACCGCGACCTTCAGGCTGAGTTCGCGGATGGCACTCACGGGCGGGTAGACGCGGTTCCCGTAAGCCGCCGTCTCGTCCGCAAGGGTCTGCGCGGCTTCCATCACCATGCCGTCGGTGATCTCGCGGGCGCGGCTGATCACGGCCCCGAAGCCCAGGCCGGGGAAGATAAAGGCGTTGTTGCCCTGCCCCACCGCGTGCATCTGCCCCCCATGCTCGATGTCGGGAAAGGGACTGCCGGTGGCGACGATGGCCGCGCCGTCCGTCCAGCGCAGCAGGTCGGCGGGCTGCGCCTCCACGTTGCTGGTGGGGTTGGAGAGGGGAAACACGATGGGACGCGGGGTGTGCGCGAGCATGGCCCCGACCGTGGGCTGGCGGAACAGGCCGGGGACGCCGGTCAGGCCCAGGAGGGCCGTGGCGCGGGCGTTCACGACCGTCTCGTGCAGGGTCGGCCACTCGCCCTCACAGGTCCAGCCCGCCACGTCCTCGGGGCGGCGGGCAAAGGAGAGCTGATGGTCTTCCAGACCGGGCTGCCCATGCATCAGCAGGCCATAGCGGTCCACGACGAACACGCGGGCGTTTGCCTCGGGGTAGCCCAGCCCCTCGCGCATCAGGCCCTGGCGAATCGCCATCGCCACGCCGATGCCGCCCGCCCCCGCGCCCACCACCACGAAGGTCTGGTCGGTCAGCCGCTCCCCCTTCAGGCGGCTCGCGCTGATCAGGCCGGCCAGCGCCATCGCCCCGGTGCCCTGAATATCGTCGTTGAAGCTGGGTACGACCTTGCGGTAGCGCTCCAGCACCCGGAAGGCCGTGCCGCGCGCGAAGTCCTCCCACTGGATGATCGCCTTGGGGTAGCGGGCGACCGTCGCCTCGACGAACTGGTCGAGAAACTCGTCGTATTCCACACCTGTCAGGCGTTTGTGGTGGACGCCCAGATAGAGGGGGTCGTCGATCAGGTCCTGGCGGTCGGTGCCCACGTCCAGCTCGACCGGCAGCGTCTTGTCGGGGCCGACGCCACCCGCCGCGGTGTAGAGGCTCAGCTTGCCGATAGAAATCGCCATGCCGCCGAAGCCCTGGTCCCCAATCCCCAGAATCGCGCTGGAATCGGTCGCCACGATCATCCGCACGTCGTTGAGGGGCACGTTTTCCAGCAGCTCGTCCACCCGGCCCACGTCCTCGGTGCTGACGGCAAAGCCGCGCGGGTAGCGGTAGATGTGCGAGAAGACCCGCACCGCCTCGCCCACGGTCGGGGTGTAGAGGATCGGCAGCATCTCTTCGAGGTGGTCGGTGAACAGCGCGTAGAACAGCACCTCGTTGCGGTCCTGGAGGGCGCGCAGGAACTCGTGCTTGTCGAGGTCGGTGGCCTGCTGGAGGTAGCGCAGGTAGGTGCGGTCCTTCTGTTCCTCCAGGGTGCTGTGGTGCGGCGGCACCAGGCCCTCCAGCCCGAGCGCGCGGCGTTCCTCGCGGGTAAACCCGGTGGACTTGTTCAGCAGGGGAATATGCAGCAGCGAGAAGCCGGTCACGTTCACGTCCAGGTAACGGTGGCCGTTCTCGTCACGCTTCACGTCATAGTAGCGGGAGACGCGGGGAGCTTCAGGCATGACGCGAGGAGTCTAGCCCAGACACGCCGAACATATTCCAGACCATGTACAGGTTTTTTACGCAATGCAAGAAAGTCTGGCTTAGCCACGCTCCGGCAGCGGCAGAAAGGTGATCTCGTCGTCCGGGGGGCAGGTGCCGATGGTGAGGATGGTGGCGGGGGCATCCGAACGGTTGACCAGCAGGTGCGGCGCGTCCGGCGAGGGCGGAAAGCCGATGAAGTCGCCGGGGACGAGGTCCACGAACTCCGCTCCGGTCCACACCGACGGCTGCCCCGCCAGGACGGAGGAGGCTTCCTCCTTCTGGCTGTGGAAGTGCAGGCCCGAAGCGCGGCGGCCCGGCAGCAGGACCTCGTGATGGACCAGCAGCCCCCGCAGACCGAAGGGGCCGGAGAGGGACCGCGCCAGCGACAGCCGCTCCCCGGACGCCGTGACCAGCTCGCGCCCCGGCACATCCGCGATGTTCAGTGGCCGGGGCGGGTTCATGCGTCCTCGGCCTGCCGCGCCTGCCAGCGCCCGCGCAGCCGCTCGAAATTCGCGTCGATCTTGGCCTGGGGCAGCACCATCTGGCCGGTCGTGCCGTGCCCGATCTCGTCGCCCAGTTCGGAGACGGCGCGCAGGGTGCAGAGGATGCGGCGGCCCTCCATCCGCTCGAAGGTGGCGGTCACGGTGACGGTCATGCCGGGCAGGGCGCTGGCGGTGTGCGTGACCTGCACGTCGGTCCCGATGCCGCCCTCACCGTCTTCCAGAAAGGGCAGGATGATCTTGCGCCCCGCCTCCTCGAAGTGCCGGGCCAGCCAGTAGGTGGCGTACACGGGATGCACCGCGCCGAGTTCCGCGAACTGCACGGTCATCTCGTCCGTCACGGTGACGGTCAGGGTCTGGGTGAAACCTGCCGGAATGGGACGCATGGCAAGAGGCTAGCAGGGGGCGGGGGCACCCGGACATTCCAGGCGGCGGCCGCCCCATCCGCCCGCCCTATCTGGTCGTCCCATCCGGCTGCTCCATCCGTAAAGGAATCCCCGTGGGGCGGTGCGCTGGCGCGGCTGCGGCGGCCCCGTAGACTGCCGGCATGAAGTTCTCGGACCTCTGGACCCTGATCCGGGAGGCGGCGCTGGCCTTCGGGCAGGACAAGGCCCCGCGGCTGGCGGCGGCCATCGCCTACTACGCCCTGTTCAGCATCGCGCCGCTGCTGCTGTTCGCGGTCGCCATCGCGGGATTCTTTCTCTCGGACCAGCAGGTCGTGCAGCAACTGGTCGGCCCTGAAAGCACCATCGCGCAGAACGTGGGCCAGGACACCGCCGCCTTCCTGCGCAGTCTGGTGTCCAACCAGGAAGGCATTCAGCGCGGCTCGCTGGTCGCCAGCAT
The genomic region above belongs to Deinococcus carri and contains:
- the lon gene encoding endopeptidase La, coding for MIWELPVVALRNMVLLPGITMNIDVGRPKSKRAVDEAQASDRRVLLLTQRDARTDDPTRAELYDMGVLGVVKQVVRMPDNTYQVLVEAQERARVLDEVPSAYLRVRAETQAAAAPATELEGREVQVLAGEVKASFEEYQRQNKNLRLDNYQLEGLKNLTDPGALADQVAHHATWTPEEKQEVLSAISPRDRLEAVLRLLTRDTERFNMDKKIAGRVKEQMDANQREYYLREQMKAIGKELGGGEEGPAEVEALREKIEAAGMPESVKDKALKELQRLERTPGGSPEGTVVRNYIEWLIDVPWSKRDEEILDIARTRDILDADHYALGDVKDRILEFLAVRQLTHKEGETEEQRRERAAEERTDDAELRAPILVLVGPPGVGKTSLGKSIARSLNRKFVRMALGGVRDEAEIRGHRRTYIGSMPGRIIQAMKTAGVTNPIILLDEIDKMSSDWRGDPSSAMLEVLDPEQNHTFQDHYLEVPYDLSQVMFITTANSLQTIPRPLLDRMEVINIPGYTQQEKVEIAKRYRVPRQIKSHGLTGKLEITDAALNRIVEEYTAESGVRNLDRQISKLARKAARELLEQPWEGLKVIDAADVPAYLGVPLHRPDKMEKEPQVGVAQGLAWTSVGGTMLMVEALATPGSGKISMTGSLGDVMKESVQAAVAYLRAHAHQYGADPEFHKKLDLHVHFPDGATPKDGPSAGITIATAVISAVTGRPVRLDVAMTGEISLRGRVLPIGGVKEKLLAAHQGGIREVIIPADNEPNLQDVPDSIRGELRIHTVERVGEVLDLVLLPATGEQPATIPPTQGRDVTQPGA
- a CDS encoding NAD-dependent malic enzyme — protein: MAHISRYYDVQRDSAGHRVLEVRVTGFPLLHLPLLNKSTAFTEEERRLLGLEGLLPPGVSTLEEQKERAYLRFRQQGAPLEKHAYLRNLQDYNEVLFFALLEDHVEEMLPIIYTPTVGEAVQQFSRLYRYPRGFAISTAHVDRARELLENVHQQDVRMIVATDSSAILGIGDQGFGGMAISIGKLSLYTVAGGVGPDKTLPVELDVGTSRQDLIEDPLYLGARHARLTGEAYDAFIDAFVRAVQDRYPKAIIQWEDFSKDTAFRVLERYRKVVPSFNDDIQGTGAVTLAGVLRACALKGERLRDQVVAIHGAGAGGAGVAAAIREGMRREGLTEDELARRVFVLDSRGLLTDDRHLEDYKQPLATPQAVTAGWSGTDLLSVVREGGVTVLLGLSGQGGIFNEPIVRAVQANTARPIVFPLSNPTANTEALPEDVLRWTDGAALVATGSPFAPVELNGQTHAIGQGNNAFIFPGLGFAAVLTRAHEITDGMVAEAAYALADFTAREYPERTYPPTRALRDASRAVALRVARQALEEGVAQEEKVQGLDDNGLAAFIERRFWLPKYLPYRTAQGAGPDLG
- a CDS encoding GNAT family N-acetyltransferase; amino-acid sequence: MFTLRPTTPTDVVPIQALLHAVWNRDEGAIAYHGGGRVPGVVALEDGQPIGYASPRRGTLHPTHLYVGVHVHPDTRRRGVGSALWEAVTQGISSSLKTATYATQPEAVRFLERRGLRVSLETHLPTLDPALLNGGVVDRWAGAARALGYDLLPMTALTGPEVRRDLTRLHLDVYAHTHRHDPPAASSLEEAEEDFLEGDLQPAWLWAARRSGKLAGVSSVRTTDDPVGGDLGWFGVTAEHAADGAALTLALTGLALRAAGRDGVREVAAELDSADPNARHLLAALPWQAGRIWLTFTSAPPV